A window from Gopherus evgoodei ecotype Sinaloan lineage chromosome 24, rGopEvg1_v1.p, whole genome shotgun sequence encodes these proteins:
- the LOC115639612 gene encoding vegetative cell wall protein gp1-like, producing MSLHQDQQQCKQSITLPPALCKAKLKGCPEVVPCPEPVKCPEPIPCSPEKPPCKEPPVPVPLPLPEPLPCPQENQQCKLPPVPVPTPCPEPIPCSPEKPPCKEPPVPVPLPLPEPLPCPQENQQCKLPPVPVPTPCPEPIPCSPEKPPCKEPPVPVPLPLPEPLPCPQENQQCKLPPVPVPTPCPEPIPCSPEKPPCKEPSVPVPLPLPEPLPCPQENQQCKLPPVPVPTPCPEPIPCSPEKPPCKEPPVPVPLPLPEPVKCPPCVKTCPPIEQQQCKQQCQLPPNWK from the coding sequence ATGTCCCTTCACCAAGACCAGCAGCAATGCAAGCAAAGCATCACCCTGCCGCCGGCACTCTGTAAGGCAAAGCTGAAAGGGTGCCCAGAAGTTGTGCCATGTCCAGAGCCGGTGAAATGCCCTGAGCCAATACCTTGTTCTCCAGAGAAGCCACCATGCAAGGAACCCCCAGTCCCAGTTCCTCTTCCACTCCCTGAGCCATTACCATGTCCTCAGGAGAATCAACAGTGCAAGTTGCCACCAGTCCCAGTTCCTACTCCATGCCCTGAGCCAATACCATGTTCTCCAGAGAAGCCACCATGCAAGGAACCCCCAGTCCCAGTTCCTCTTCCACTCCCTGAGCCATTACCATGTCCTCAGGAGAATCAGCAGTGCAAGTTGCCACCAGTCCCAGTTCCTACTCCATGCCCTGAGCCAATACCTTGTTCTCCAGAGAAGCCACCATGCAAGGAACCACCAGTCCCAGTTCCTCTTCCACTCCCTGAGCCATTACCATGTCCTCAGGAGAATCAGCAGTGCAAGTTGCCACCCGTCCCAGTTCCTACTCCATGCCCTGAGCCAATACCTTGTTCTCCAGAGAAGCCACCATGCAAGGAACCCTCAGTCCCAGTTCCTCTTCCACTCCCTGAGCCATTACCATGTCCTCAGGAGAATCAGCAGTGCAAGTTGCCGCCCGTCCCAGTTCCTACTCCATGCCCTGAACCAATACCATGTTCTCCAGAGAAGCCACCATGCAAGGAACCCCCAGTCCCAGTTCCTCTTCCACTCCCTGAGCCGGTGAAATGCCCACCTTGTGTGAAGACGTGCCCACCCATTGAACAGCAACAATGCAAGCAGCAATGCCAGTTGCCACCCAATTGGAAGTAA